CACCATCAAGAAATATGGCCGCGTTCCCGAATACATTCCCAACGGCGTCGAGGCCGGCAAAAAAACGGCCGCCCACGATATCAAATATTTCGGCTTGAAGAAAGACAATTATATTTTGGCTTTGGGCCGCATCATTAAGCACAAGGGTTTGCAATATTTAATTAAAGCGTTCAAGAACGTGAAGACCGATAAAAAATTGGTGATCGTCGGCGGCAGCGCCCATACCGATAAGTTCGTCAAAGAGCTTAAGGATTTGGCGCGCGGCGACAAGCGCATCATTTTTACCGGTCCGCAGCATGGGCCGATCGTTCCGGAATTGTTTGCCAACGCCTATCTTTTCGTCCAACCGTCCGAATCGGAAGGTTTGTCGATCGCGCTGCTGGAAGCGATGGCGCACGGCACTGCCACGCTGGTTTCGGATATTCCGGAAAATCGCGAAGCGATCTCTTATACCGGCTATACTTTCAAGAGCAAGAACGTCGCTGATCTGATGGGCAAGCTGAACGGCCTGTTGCGCAATCCCGAGATTGTCCGCGAGATGGGCGAGATGCAGAGAAAAAGGGCCGCCAGCGAATACAATTGGGAAAAAGTTTCTGATAAAGTCCAGAAT
This genomic window from Patescibacteria group bacterium contains:
- a CDS encoding glycosyltransferase family 4 protein, yielding MKIAIIGQKGIPSISGGVEKHVEDLSIRLVKAGHEVFVYTRPNYTDKNLQEYQGVKLISLPSVATKHLDAITHTFRACLDVAKRDVDVIHFHSIGPSSLIWLVKMLKPGVPVVATFHSQCYKHQKWGIFAKAYLKFGEFIACRLADRTITVSKNLKEYTIKKYGRVPEYIPNGVEAGKKTAAHDIKYFGLKKDNYILALGRIIKHKGLQYLIKAFKNVKTDKKLVIVGGSAHTDKFVKELKDLARGDKRIIFTGPQHGPIVPELFANAYLFVQPSESEGLSIALLEAMAHGTATLVSDIPENREAISYTGYTFKSKNVADLMGKLNGLLRNPEIVREMGEMQRKRAASEYNWEKVSDKVQNVYRSVAFPQKAAGKSAQGVRKLKFAQRFLNLFF